A genomic region of Micromonospora sp. NBC_01796 contains the following coding sequences:
- a CDS encoding PucR family transcriptional regulator: MTEADGGELAATLRRIERAAGSLATASMARMDESLPWFRGLPAEQRAWVMLVAQAGVSSLVEWLRQGGGASESPQEVSDEVFASAPRALARSISLQQTVALIKVTIDVVEEQVPELAAPGEEQLLREVVLKFSREIAFAAARVYARAAESRGSWDARLQALLVDALLRGDSSDVLASRAAALGWADAPPVAVAVGRSPGGEVAAVLHTVYRAARRIGVETIGGVHGDRLVLVLGGAVDPLTATARLLGGFGEGPVVVGPAVPSLDQATDSARAALSGYRAAPAWPAAPRPVAAVDLLPERALAGDSEARRGLRQDVYAPLVRAGGELLETMDAFFAAGGVLESAARALFVHPNTVRYRLRRVADVTGFSPLTPRDAFALRMALTIGRLDPAAPGPPSPGHERAFSAKGS, encoded by the coding sequence GTGACGGAGGCGGATGGCGGCGAGTTGGCCGCCACCCTGCGCCGGATCGAGCGGGCGGCGGGCAGCCTGGCCACCGCCAGCATGGCCCGGATGGACGAGAGCCTGCCCTGGTTCCGGGGGTTGCCGGCGGAGCAGCGGGCCTGGGTGATGCTGGTCGCCCAGGCCGGCGTCAGTTCCCTGGTCGAGTGGCTGCGGCAGGGCGGTGGGGCCAGCGAGAGCCCGCAGGAGGTCTCCGACGAGGTGTTCGCCTCGGCGCCCCGGGCGCTGGCGAGGTCGATCAGCCTGCAACAGACCGTCGCCCTGATCAAGGTGACCATCGACGTGGTCGAGGAGCAGGTCCCGGAGTTGGCCGCGCCCGGCGAGGAGCAGCTGCTCCGCGAGGTGGTGCTGAAGTTCTCCCGCGAGATCGCGTTCGCCGCCGCCCGGGTGTACGCCCGCGCCGCCGAGTCGCGTGGCTCCTGGGACGCCCGGTTGCAGGCCCTGCTGGTGGACGCGCTGCTGCGCGGCGACTCCTCCGACGTGCTGGCCAGCCGGGCAGCGGCGTTGGGCTGGGCGGACGCCCCGCCGGTGGCGGTTGCGGTGGGCCGCTCCCCCGGTGGTGAGGTCGCGGCGGTGCTGCACACGGTCTACCGGGCCGCCCGGCGGATCGGGGTGGAGACGATCGGCGGGGTGCACGGCGACCGGCTGGTGCTGGTCCTCGGCGGGGCGGTGGACCCGCTGACCGCGACCGCGCGGCTGCTCGGCGGGTTCGGCGAGGGTCCGGTGGTGGTCGGCCCGGCGGTGCCGAGCCTGGACCAGGCGACCGACTCGGCCCGAGCGGCCCTGTCCGGGTACCGGGCGGCACCGGCGTGGCCGGCCGCCCCGCGCCCGGTGGCCGCGGTCGACCTGCTGCCGGAACGGGCCCTCGCGGGCGACTCCGAGGCCCGGCGTGGGCTCCGGCAGGACGTGTACGCCCCGCTGGTCCGGGCCGGCGGGGAGCTGCTGGAGACGATGGACGCCTTCTTCGCCGCCGGCGGGGTGCTGGAGAGCGCCGCCCGCGCCCTGTTCGTCCATCCGAACACGGTGCGTTACCGTCTGCGCCGGGTCGCGGACGTGACCGGGTTCTCGCCGCTGACTCCGAGGGACGCGTTCGCGTTGCGGATGGCGTTGACGATCGGCCGGCTGGACCCGGCCGCACCGGGTCCCCCGTCACCGGGACATGAACGGGCCTTCAGCGCAAAGGGTTCATAA
- a CDS encoding GH1 family beta-glucosidase, with product MSARLPEFPAGFTFGVSTSAYQIEGATSEDGRRPSIWDTFTRTPGTVVDGSTGDVACDHYHRYAEDVELLAGLGVGAYRFSIAWPRVQPDGTGPANPDGLDFYDRLVDALLDRGIDPVATLFHWDLPQALEDRGGWLARDTAGRFADYASLVAGRLGDRVKLWITLNEPFVHMSFGYGLGVHAPGRQQLFDAFPVAHHQLLGHGLAVTALRALTTSPIGITNNYSPVRLQGSTDDDRAAGAAYDALHNRLFTDPILGRGYPEIPGTDPSIVHASDLDTIAAPIDALGVNYYNPTGVRAPTDPDSPLPFDLVPLDGYPTTSFGWPVDPDGLHELLTGLHREYGDNLPPIHITEGGCSYEDTIDADGRCDDPERVAYLDGHLRALHRAMADGVDVRGYYVWSLLDNFEWAEGFTKRFGLVHVDFDTQARTPKTSYAWYHDLISGQA from the coding sequence ATGAGCGCTCGGCTGCCCGAGTTTCCCGCCGGATTCACCTTCGGCGTCTCCACCTCGGCGTACCAGATCGAGGGCGCGACCAGCGAAGACGGCCGCCGACCGTCGATCTGGGACACCTTCACCCGCACCCCCGGGACGGTCGTCGACGGGAGCACCGGGGACGTCGCCTGCGACCACTACCACCGGTACGCCGAGGACGTCGAACTGCTCGCCGGGCTCGGCGTCGGGGCGTACCGTTTCTCGATCGCCTGGCCCCGGGTCCAGCCGGACGGGACCGGCCCGGCCAACCCCGACGGCCTCGACTTCTACGACCGACTGGTCGACGCCCTCCTCGACCGGGGCATCGACCCGGTCGCCACCCTGTTCCACTGGGACCTGCCGCAGGCCCTCGAGGACAGGGGCGGGTGGCTGGCCCGCGACACCGCCGGGCGGTTCGCCGACTACGCGAGCCTGGTCGCCGGCCGGCTCGGTGACCGGGTCAAACTCTGGATCACGCTCAACGAACCGTTCGTCCACATGAGCTTCGGATACGGGCTCGGCGTCCACGCCCCCGGCCGGCAGCAGCTCTTCGACGCGTTCCCGGTCGCCCACCACCAACTCCTCGGGCACGGGCTCGCGGTGACCGCCCTGCGCGCCCTGACCACCAGCCCGATCGGCATCACCAACAACTACTCCCCGGTCCGCCTCCAGGGTTCCACCGACGACGACCGGGCCGCCGGTGCGGCCTACGACGCCCTGCACAACCGGCTGTTCACCGACCCGATCCTCGGTCGCGGCTACCCCGAGATCCCCGGCACCGACCCGTCCATCGTGCACGCGAGCGACCTCGACACCATCGCCGCGCCGATCGACGCGCTCGGCGTCAACTACTACAACCCCACCGGCGTACGCGCGCCAACCGACCCGGACAGCCCGCTCCCGTTCGACCTGGTGCCGCTGGACGGCTACCCGACCACCAGCTTCGGCTGGCCGGTCGACCCGGACGGGCTGCACGAACTGCTCACCGGACTGCACCGCGAGTACGGCGACAACCTCCCCCCGATCCACATCACGGAGGGCGGCTGCTCGTACGAAGACACGATCGACGCGGACGGTCGATGCGACGATCCTGAACGGGTGGCCTACCTCGACGGGCACCTGCGCGCACTGCACCGGGCGATGGCCGACGGCGTCGACGTACGCGGTTACTACGTCTGGTCGCTGTTGGACAACTTCGAGTGGGCCGAGGGGTTCACGAAACGGTTCGGCCTGGTGCACGTCGACTTCGACACCCAGGCTCGCACCCCGAAAACCTCGTACGCCTGGTACCACGACCTGATCAGCGGTCAAGCATGA
- the gltX gene encoding glutamate--tRNA ligase: MTVRVRFAPSPTGMFHVGGARSALQNWIYARQQGGVFVLRVEDTDAARNKPEWTEGILSALEWIGIERGSYEGPYFQSANADQHRAAAEKLYGLGRAYYCDCTREAVQARTGSQYQGYDGYHRDKNLGPGEGRALRFRTPDEGETVVVDLIRGEPTFENRLIEDFVIARGDGSPVFLLANVVDDMIMEISHVIRAEEHLPNTPKQQLLWEALGVKPPIWAHVPVVVNEKRQKLSKRRDKVALEAYKDEGYLASAMRNYLMLLGWAPSGDREIVPWSVIESEFRLEEVNPSPAFFDEKKLRAFNGDYIRALPVEEFIATCQPWLTGTDTIAPPPWEPDEFDPAAFAAVAALAQTRIAVMSEIVPNVDFLFLASPLIDEAAWAKTMKEGSAELLDAAIAAFEALETWDTEPLKTTLEQVGAERGLKLGKTQAPVRVAVTGRTVGLPLFESLTVLGRERTLARLRGARVRLP; encoded by the coding sequence GTGACGGTACGCGTACGCTTCGCCCCCTCCCCGACTGGCATGTTCCACGTCGGCGGTGCCCGCTCGGCCCTCCAGAACTGGATCTACGCCCGGCAACAGGGCGGTGTTTTTGTCCTCCGGGTCGAGGACACCGACGCTGCCCGGAACAAGCCCGAATGGACCGAGGGCATCCTCTCCGCGCTGGAGTGGATCGGCATCGAACGCGGCAGCTACGAGGGCCCGTACTTCCAGTCCGCCAACGCCGACCAGCACCGGGCCGCCGCCGAGAAGCTCTACGGCCTCGGTCGCGCCTACTACTGCGACTGCACCCGTGAGGCGGTCCAGGCCCGCACCGGTTCGCAGTACCAGGGTTACGACGGCTACCACCGCGACAAGAACCTCGGGCCGGGCGAGGGTCGCGCGCTGCGCTTCCGTACGCCGGACGAGGGCGAGACCGTGGTGGTCGACCTGATCCGGGGCGAGCCGACCTTCGAGAACCGGCTGATCGAGGACTTCGTGATCGCCCGGGGCGACGGGTCGCCGGTCTTCCTGCTGGCCAACGTCGTGGACGACATGATCATGGAGATCAGTCACGTCATCCGGGCCGAGGAGCACCTGCCGAACACCCCCAAGCAGCAACTGCTCTGGGAGGCCCTCGGGGTGAAGCCCCCGATCTGGGCACACGTGCCGGTGGTGGTCAACGAGAAGCGGCAGAAGCTCTCCAAGCGGCGCGACAAGGTGGCCCTAGAGGCGTACAAGGACGAGGGCTACCTGGCCTCGGCCATGCGCAACTACCTGATGCTGCTCGGCTGGGCGCCGTCCGGCGACCGGGAGATCGTGCCCTGGTCGGTGATCGAGTCGGAGTTCCGGCTGGAGGAGGTCAACCCCTCACCGGCCTTCTTCGACGAGAAGAAGCTGCGCGCCTTCAACGGCGACTACATCCGCGCCCTGCCGGTCGAGGAGTTCATCGCCACCTGCCAGCCGTGGCTGACCGGCACCGACACGATCGCCCCGCCGCCCTGGGAGCCGGACGAGTTCGACCCGGCCGCGTTCGCGGCGGTGGCGGCACTGGCCCAGACCCGGATTGCGGTCATGAGCGAGATCGTGCCGAACGTCGACTTCCTCTTCCTGGCCAGCCCGCTGATCGACGAGGCGGCCTGGGCGAAGACGATGAAGGAGGGCTCGGCCGAGCTGCTCGACGCCGCGATCGCCGCCTTCGAGGCGTTGGAGACGTGGGACACCGAGCCGTTGAAGACGACGCTGGAGCAGGTCGGCGCCGAGCGGGGGTTGAAGCTCGGCAAGACCCAGGCACCGGTACGCGTCGCGGTGACGGGTCGTACGGTAGGGCTGCCGTTGTTCGAGTCGCTGACGGTGCTGGGGCGGGAGCGTACGCTCGCGCGGTTGCGGGGGGCTCGGGTTCGGTTGCCCTGA
- a CDS encoding copper resistance CopC family protein, with product MGGKSIRAAGLLLAAIAGVASVALTATPAAAHNSLTSSDPKDGASLAKAPAQVTLTFLARLDPRATKITLTGPDNVSAASAAPTFSGSKATVGFRPGPAGLYTVGYELPSSDGHPIKGKIKFTLTVGTTPTEPPTPSATPAAAPTPTPSATTPAPALTPLAGSGQDKDGDSTWWPWAIGAAVVLLAALIGTLLTRRHRSRTT from the coding sequence ATGGGGGGCAAATCAATCCGGGCCGCCGGCCTGCTGCTGGCCGCGATCGCCGGTGTGGCAAGCGTTGCGCTGACGGCGACGCCCGCCGCCGCGCACAACTCGCTGACCAGCAGCGATCCGAAAGACGGGGCCAGCCTGGCCAAGGCACCCGCTCAGGTGACCCTGACCTTCCTGGCCCGGCTCGACCCTCGGGCCACGAAAATCACCCTTACCGGACCGGATAACGTTTCGGCCGCAAGTGCCGCGCCGACCTTTTCCGGCTCCAAGGCCACGGTGGGGTTCCGGCCCGGACCAGCCGGCCTCTACACCGTCGGGTACGAGCTTCCATCCAGCGACGGCCACCCCATCAAGGGCAAAATCAAGTTCACCCTCACCGTAGGCACAACCCCCACCGAGCCCCCCACCCCATCGGCAACCCCAGCCGCAGCACCCACACCCACACCGTCCGCCACCACACCCGCCCCCGCCCTAACCCCACTGGCCGGCAGCGGCCAGGACAAGGACGGCGACTCAACCTGGTGGCCCTGGGCCATCGGCGCCGCCGTCGTACTGCTCGCAGCGCTGATCGGCACCCTGCTGACCCGACGCCACCGCTCCCGCACCACCTGA
- a CDS encoding SRPBCC family protein, producing the protein MMLIERSVRVAANIDAVWDVVQRAERLPAWLAGVRQAEVLSGEGFGRRQRVRVIRGPAVDAEVIAYQAPTLIAWRERIEGSGARAEARTEVYVELAPDGDDATAVRLIMVRWPAGPIRGALLRWGMRRVGANLEGSLERLTGLATVS; encoded by the coding sequence ATGATGCTCATTGAACGCAGCGTGCGGGTGGCAGCGAACATCGACGCGGTATGGGACGTGGTCCAGCGCGCCGAGCGGCTGCCGGCCTGGCTCGCTGGAGTACGCCAGGCCGAGGTCCTCTCGGGTGAGGGTTTCGGCCGGCGGCAACGTGTTCGGGTCATCCGTGGCCCGGCGGTGGACGCCGAGGTGATCGCCTACCAGGCACCCACGCTGATCGCCTGGCGCGAGCGGATCGAGGGGTCCGGCGCCCGCGCCGAGGCCCGTACCGAGGTCTACGTGGAACTCGCCCCCGACGGGGACGACGCCACCGCGGTCCGGCTGATCATGGTCCGGTGGCCCGCCGGCCCGATCCGCGGCGCCCTGCTGCGCTGGGGCATGCGGCGCGTCGGCGCCAACCTGGAAGGCTCACTGGAACGGCTCACCGGCCTCGCCACCGTGAGCTGA
- a CDS encoding beta-ketoacyl-ACP synthase III, with product MSRIVAMGHYQPSRVLTNDDLAKIVDTNDEWIRDRVGIVTRRIADSETVSDMATAAADTALANSGLTAADIDLVVVATCSSVDRSPNVACRVAAKLGINAPGAFDLNTACSGFSYALGTVDHALRAGAARNALVIGAEKLSDFTDWTDRSTCIIFGDGAGAAVVSADDDGDTPGIGPVVWGSVPEKSDAVRIEGWRPYIQQEGQTVFRWATTALAPLALQACERAGVAPEDIAAFVPHQANLRIIEGIAKRLGMPNAVIARDIVESGNTSAASVPLALSKLVEQRAIPKGAPVLLFGFGGGLTYAGQVVRCP from the coding sequence ATGAGCCGTATCGTCGCCATGGGGCACTACCAGCCATCCAGGGTCCTCACCAACGACGACCTGGCCAAGATCGTCGACACCAACGACGAGTGGATCCGGGACCGGGTCGGCATCGTCACCCGCCGGATCGCCGACAGCGAGACCGTCAGCGACATGGCCACCGCGGCGGCCGACACCGCACTGGCCAACTCCGGGCTCACCGCCGCCGACATCGACCTGGTCGTCGTCGCCACCTGCTCCTCGGTCGACCGCAGCCCGAACGTCGCCTGCCGGGTCGCCGCCAAGCTCGGCATCAACGCCCCCGGCGCGTTCGACCTGAACACCGCCTGCTCGGGCTTCTCCTACGCCCTCGGCACCGTCGACCACGCGCTGCGCGCCGGAGCGGCCCGCAACGCCCTGGTCATCGGCGCCGAGAAGCTCTCCGACTTCACCGACTGGACCGACCGCTCGACCTGCATCATCTTCGGTGACGGTGCCGGTGCCGCGGTGGTCAGCGCGGACGACGACGGCGACACCCCCGGTATCGGCCCGGTCGTCTGGGGCTCGGTGCCGGAGAAGAGCGACGCCGTACGGATCGAGGGCTGGCGCCCGTACATCCAGCAGGAGGGCCAGACGGTCTTCCGCTGGGCCACCACCGCGCTCGCCCCGCTCGCCCTGCAGGCCTGCGAGCGGGCCGGGGTGGCGCCGGAGGACATCGCCGCGTTCGTCCCGCACCAGGCCAACCTGCGGATCATCGAGGGGATCGCCAAGCGGCTGGGCATGCCCAACGCGGTGATCGCCCGCGACATCGTCGAGTCCGGCAACACCTCGGCGGCGAGCGTACCGCTGGCGCTGTCGAAGCTGGTCGAGCAGCGCGCCATCCCGAAGGGCGCCCCGGTCCTGCTCTTCGGCTTCGGCGGCGGTCTCACCTACGCCGGCCAGGTCGTCCGCTGCCCCTGA
- a CDS encoding MFS transporter, producing MTTVQPVPASLPAALTEPTVPVRRGWIALIFGANLGVWMAFFTPIQILLPQQVESISPVGKEGMLAVVTGLGALAAVLANPLAGALSDRTSLRLWGRAVGRRHVWTVLGALLAAGSFLLLAQQRTILGVALAWVAAQLSLNAMLAALTAAIPDRVPVVQRGGVSGWVGIPQALGLVVGAVLVTTVVTGTRAGYLVIAGALLLLALPFALLTPDDPLPRTHRSELRWRELIAGMWISPRRHPDFAWAWGTRFLVQMGNALGTLYLLYFLQDKVRHGDPEAGLLVLILLYTAGMMATAVVSGRLSDRTGRRKVFVIWSGVIMAVAALLLAAWPIWPAALVAALLLGAGYGVYLAVDAALITQVLPVATDRGKDLGVINIANAAPQVLGPALSAPIVVHLGGYPTLYAVTAAVTLLGSALVVNIRSVP from the coding sequence ATGACCACCGTGCAGCCCGTACCGGCGTCCCTGCCCGCCGCTCTCACCGAACCGACCGTCCCGGTACGCCGTGGCTGGATCGCACTGATCTTCGGCGCCAACCTCGGCGTCTGGATGGCGTTCTTCACCCCGATCCAGATCCTGCTCCCGCAGCAGGTCGAGTCGATCTCACCGGTCGGCAAGGAGGGGATGCTGGCGGTGGTGACCGGGCTCGGGGCGCTCGCCGCAGTACTGGCGAACCCGCTGGCCGGGGCGCTGTCGGACCGTACCTCCCTGCGGCTGTGGGGTCGGGCGGTCGGGCGCCGGCACGTCTGGACGGTCCTCGGCGCACTGCTCGCCGCCGGTTCGTTCCTGCTCCTCGCCCAGCAGCGGACCATCCTCGGCGTGGCCCTGGCCTGGGTCGCCGCCCAGCTCAGCCTCAACGCCATGCTCGCCGCCCTGACCGCCGCCATCCCGGACCGGGTGCCGGTGGTGCAGCGGGGCGGGGTCTCCGGGTGGGTCGGCATCCCGCAGGCGCTCGGGCTGGTGGTCGGTGCGGTCCTGGTCACCACCGTGGTCACCGGCACCCGCGCCGGTTACCTGGTGATCGCGGGTGCGCTGCTGCTGCTGGCGCTCCCGTTCGCCCTGCTCACCCCGGACGACCCGTTGCCGCGTACGCACCGGTCCGAGCTGCGGTGGCGGGAACTGATCGCCGGAATGTGGATCAGCCCGCGCCGGCACCCGGACTTCGCCTGGGCTTGGGGGACCCGGTTCCTGGTCCAGATGGGCAACGCCCTCGGCACCCTCTACCTGCTCTACTTCCTCCAGGACAAGGTCCGCCACGGCGACCCGGAAGCGGGCCTGCTGGTCCTGATCCTGCTCTACACCGCCGGGATGATGGCCACCGCCGTCGTCTCCGGACGGCTGTCGGACCGGACCGGGCGGCGGAAGGTTTTTGTCATCTGGTCCGGTGTGATCATGGCGGTGGCGGCCCTGCTGCTCGCCGCCTGGCCGATCTGGCCCGCCGCCCTGGTCGCGGCACTCCTGCTCGGTGCCGGTTACGGCGTCTACCTGGCGGTCGACGCGGCCCTGATCACGCAGGTGCTGCCGGTGGCCACCGACCGGGGCAAGGACCTCGGCGTGATCAACATTGCCAATGCGGCCCCGCAGGTGCTCGGGCCGGCGCTCTCCGCCCCGATCGTGGTCCACCTCGGCGGCTACCCCACCCTGTACGCGGTCACCGCCGCCGTCACCCTGCTCGGCAGCGCCCTGGTGGTCAACATCCGCTCCGTACCCTGA
- a CDS encoding SLC13 family permease produces the protein MVRLDAVRRLAPVRRLDWSAWLALGLFALGLVLLATGLVPAADADATLHRIAPILVFLFAVLILAELAARAEFFDVLAARMAIAARGSYPALFGLSVALAAATTMILNLDTTAVLLTPVMLAVAARAGIAPLPLAMTTIWLANTASLLLPVSNLTNLLAADRVGLPVLGFAERMALPQLAALVATAACLWFCYWRRGLRSESRYQPPPRFHPRDLVLFRVAALTCGFFVVGILVGVPIAVVSVVGAVVLLVAFAVRDRAQVRWALIPWRLLALVSGMFLIVDAVGRLGLSRLLGVLVGVDPGLGGVWRAAATGGVLANLINNLPAYVAAEAVVPLGHTNQLLGLLIGTNAGPLVLPWASLATLLWLERCRAAGLSPRWPRFLRTGALTAIVTVAAAVSVLLLER, from the coding sequence ATGGTCCGGCTGGATGCCGTACGCCGGTTGGCTCCGGTGCGGCGGCTGGACTGGTCGGCGTGGCTGGCGCTCGGTCTGTTCGCCCTCGGTCTGGTGCTGCTCGCCACCGGGCTGGTGCCGGCGGCCGACGCCGACGCCACCCTGCACCGGATCGCCCCGATCCTGGTTTTCCTGTTCGCGGTGCTGATCCTGGCCGAGTTGGCCGCGCGGGCCGAGTTCTTCGACGTCCTGGCCGCCCGGATGGCGATCGCCGCACGGGGCAGCTATCCGGCGCTGTTCGGGCTGAGCGTGGCCCTGGCCGCGGCGACCACCATGATCCTCAACCTGGACACGACGGCGGTCCTGCTCACCCCGGTGATGCTGGCGGTCGCGGCCCGCGCCGGGATCGCCCCGCTGCCGCTGGCGATGACCACGATCTGGCTGGCGAACACGGCGAGCCTGCTTCTGCCGGTGTCGAACCTGACCAACCTGCTCGCCGCCGACCGGGTGGGTCTGCCGGTCCTCGGGTTCGCCGAGCGGATGGCGCTGCCGCAGCTCGCGGCGCTGGTGGCGACCGCGGCCTGCCTCTGGTTCTGCTACTGGCGCCGGGGGCTGCGATCCGAATCGCGCTACCAGCCGCCGCCGCGCTTTCACCCCCGCGACCTGGTCCTGTTCCGGGTGGCCGCGCTGACCTGCGGGTTCTTCGTGGTGGGCATCCTGGTCGGGGTGCCGATCGCGGTGGTGTCGGTGGTCGGCGCGGTGGTCCTGCTGGTGGCGTTCGCCGTCCGGGACCGGGCACAGGTGCGCTGGGCGCTGATCCCGTGGCGGCTGCTGGCCCTGGTCAGCGGGATGTTCCTGATCGTGGACGCGGTCGGCCGGCTCGGCCTGTCCCGGCTGCTGGGTGTCCTGGTCGGTGTCGATCCCGGCCTGGGTGGGGTGTGGCGGGCCGCGGCCACCGGCGGCGTACTGGCCAACCTGATCAACAACCTGCCGGCGTACGTGGCCGCCGAGGCGGTGGTCCCCCTCGGCCACACCAACCAGCTCCTCGGCCTGCTGATCGGGACCAACGCCGGACCGCTGGTGCTGCCCTGGGCGTCCCTGGCGACCCTGCTGTGGCTGGAACGGTGCCGGGCCGCCGGGTTGAGCCCACGCTGGCCGCGCTTCCTGCGTACGGGCGCGTTGACCGCGATCGTGACGGTCGCCGCCGCCGTGAGCGTCCTGCTCCTGGAACGGTGA
- a CDS encoding phosphatase PAP2 family protein: MIARPPVALPLLALAAFLALFAMVVGGWAPLESFDAAVSDAFRGYGDQRPDLVSVLRIATDVAATVPFLVIGAVVSAGLLARAERRLAACCAAVTVVVPVLWSLMHWWVHSPRPLNGFVVVHSNGFPSGHTSNASALALVAVLLLWPRFARTGRVVTVSLAAAFAIFIGLTRLALLAHWPADVLGGWLLALAVVPPVAYAVDRLAPRPPVPALAANRAPR, from the coding sequence ATGATCGCCCGCCCACCGGTCGCCCTGCCGTTGCTCGCGCTGGCCGCCTTCCTGGCCCTGTTCGCGATGGTGGTCGGTGGCTGGGCGCCGCTGGAAAGCTTCGACGCCGCGGTCAGCGACGCCTTCCGGGGGTACGGAGACCAGCGCCCCGACCTGGTCTCGGTGCTGCGGATCGCCACCGACGTGGCCGCCACGGTGCCGTTCCTGGTCATCGGTGCGGTGGTCAGTGCCGGTCTGCTGGCCCGAGCCGAGCGCCGCCTCGCCGCGTGCTGTGCGGCCGTCACGGTGGTCGTACCGGTGCTGTGGAGCCTGATGCACTGGTGGGTGCACAGCCCCCGGCCGCTGAACGGTTTCGTGGTGGTGCACAGCAACGGCTTCCCCAGCGGGCACACCAGCAACGCGAGCGCGTTGGCGCTGGTGGCCGTACTCCTGCTCTGGCCCCGGTTCGCGCGGACCGGGCGGGTCGTCACGGTGTCGCTGGCGGCGGCGTTTGCGATCTTCATCGGACTGACCCGGCTGGCGTTGCTGGCGCACTGGCCGGCGGATGTGCTCGGTGGCTGGCTGCTGGCGCTCGCCGTGGTCCCCCCGGTGGCGTACGCCGTGGACCGTCTCGCCCCGCGCCCGCCCGTTCCCGCGCTGGCCGCGAACCGGGCGCCCCGCTGA
- a CDS encoding acyltransferase domain-containing protein, translated as MLAVLSPGQGSQKPGFLTPWLDLTGTEARLRWWSALAGVDLVHLGTTADADEIKDTARTQPLLIAAALLAAEHLPMYDVGLTAGHSVGELGAATLAGVLSPEAAITLAGVRGREMAAACALEPTGMAAVLGGDADTVTAAIEAHGLYPANYNGAGQIVAAGAVDRLEKFAAEPPTGARVRLLQVAGAFHTPYMAPAEQALASVAAGIVPSDPARLLLSNLDGAAVNHGREMLQRLVRQVTAPVRWDLCMATLADLGVTGVIELPPAGTLAGLVKRELKATGVPEIVTLNTPDDLPAARDLIARHGMAPSHEPTMQFRVVVAPSAGTFVPAVDLNEGDTIKSGQSIGHVTTRQGPADVAAHCSGVLTEWLASPDDPVAPGQPLARIGGHLS; from the coding sequence GTGCTCGCCGTACTCTCGCCTGGCCAGGGCTCACAGAAGCCCGGCTTCCTCACTCCCTGGCTCGACCTGACCGGCACGGAGGCGCGACTGCGCTGGTGGTCCGCGCTCGCCGGAGTGGACCTCGTCCACCTCGGCACCACCGCCGACGCCGACGAGATCAAGGACACCGCGCGCACCCAGCCGCTGCTGATCGCCGCCGCGCTGCTCGCCGCCGAACACCTCCCGATGTACGACGTCGGCCTCACCGCCGGCCACAGCGTCGGCGAGCTGGGGGCGGCCACCCTGGCCGGCGTACTGTCCCCCGAGGCCGCCATCACCCTGGCCGGCGTACGCGGCCGGGAGATGGCCGCCGCGTGCGCGCTCGAACCGACCGGCATGGCCGCCGTACTCGGTGGCGACGCCGACACGGTCACCGCCGCGATCGAGGCCCACGGGCTCTACCCGGCCAACTACAACGGCGCCGGCCAGATCGTCGCCGCCGGTGCGGTCGACCGGCTGGAGAAGTTCGCCGCCGAACCGCCCACCGGTGCCCGGGTACGACTGCTCCAGGTCGCCGGCGCCTTCCACACCCCGTACATGGCCCCGGCCGAGCAGGCCCTCGCCAGCGTCGCCGCCGGCATCGTGCCGAGCGACCCGGCCCGGCTGCTCCTGTCCAACCTCGACGGCGCCGCGGTCAACCACGGCCGGGAGATGCTCCAGCGGCTGGTCCGGCAGGTGACCGCGCCGGTGCGCTGGGACCTGTGCATGGCCACCCTGGCCGACCTCGGTGTCACCGGCGTGATCGAACTTCCGCCGGCCGGCACCCTCGCCGGTCTGGTCAAGCGCGAACTCAAGGCCACCGGGGTCCCGGAGATCGTGACCCTCAACACCCCCGACGACCTGCCCGCCGCCCGCGACCTGATCGCCCGGCACGGAATGGCACCCAGCCACGAACCCACCATGCAGTTCCGGGTGGTGGTCGCGCCGAGCGCGGGTACGTTCGTACCCGCCGTCGACCTCAACGAGGGCGACACGATCAAGTCCGGCCAGTCCATCGGCCACGTGACCACCCGGCAGGGCCCGGCCGACGTGGCCGCACACTGCTCCGGCGTGCTCACCGAATGGCTCGCCTCACCCGACGACCCGGTCGCTCCGGGCCAACCCCTCGCCCGCATCGGAGGACACCTCTCATGA